In Solimonas sp. K1W22B-7, the DNA window ACGCCGTTGGCGCGGAAGGCGCCGCGCGGGTTCTGCGGGCCCAGCTCCACCTTGGCGACATCGGACAGGCGCACCGGGAAACCGTCGGCGCCGCGCGCCACCACCAAGTTGTTGAAGTCCTCGGCGCTGCGGAAGGGCCGCGCCGTGCGCAGGCCGAACTCGCGCTCGGTGGACTCGATGCGCCCGGCCGGGCGTTCGATGTTCTGCTGGCGCAGGGCGGTCTCGATGTCCTCGGCCGTGAGGCCGCGCGCGGCGATGCGGCCGCGATCCAGCCAGACACGCATGGCGTAGCGGCGGTCGCCGCCGTAGCGCACCTGCGACACGCCGTCGATGGTCGAGAAGCGGTCGGTCAGGTAGCGCTCGGCGTAGTCGGTGAGCTGCAGCGTGTTCATCCGGTCGGAGGTCAACACCAGCCAGATGATCGGGTTGGAATCGGCGTCGGCCTTGGCGATCTCGGGCGGATCGACCTGGTCGGGCAGGCGGCCGACCACGCTGGAGACGCGGTCGCGCACGTCGTTGGCAGCGTCGTCGACGTTGCGCGACAGCTGGAACTCCACGCTGATCTGCGAGCGCCCGTCGCGCGAGGAGGAGGTGACGGTCTTGATGCCCTCGATGCCGGCGACGCGGTCTTCGATCAGCTGGGTGATCTGGGTCTCGACCACCGCCGCCGAGGCGCCGGGGTAGTTGGTGCTGATCGAGACGATCGGCGGGTCGATGTCCGGGTATTCACGGACCGAGGTCGAGGTCAGGCCGAACAGGCCGAAGACTACCAGCAGCAGGTTGATGACCGTGGCCAGGACAGGGCGCTTGACCGAGGTGTCGGTGATCCACATGAAAGCTGCTGCCTGGTTCTTGGGTTGGCGTTGAGACTCGCCGGCGCGTCAGGGGTTCCACAAACGACTGTGCCGGACTTCGGGTCCGGCACAGTGTGACAGCTGCTTGCGGTGCCGAGCTAGCCTCAGGGACTTGCCGCCGCAGCCGCGACCTTGGGATCGGACACGAAGCCGATCTTGGCCAGGCCCGACTTGGCGGCGTCCGCCATCACTTCGGCAATGATCTGGTAGCGGGTATCGCGGTCCGCGCGCAGGTGCAGCTCCGGCTGCGGCTGTTTCAGGCCGGCCTCCTGCATGCGCGCCACGGCGGTGGCCTTGTCCACCGGCTCGCCGTTCCAGAACAGGTTGCTGTCCCTGTCGATCGAGAATTCGATCTTGTTGGGCTCCGGCGGAGTGGAGTCCGCCGTGGTGCGGGGCAGGTCGATCTTGACCGCGTGCGACAGCAGCGGCGCCGTGATGATGAAGATCACCAGCAGCACCAGCATGACGTCGATCAGCGGCACCATGTTGATCTCCGCCATCGGCGAAGAGTGGCCCTTGTTTTCGAAGCCGCCGAATGCCATCTCAGACTCCGGTCTTGAGCTTGACGACGTTGTTGCCGCCGGCGAACTGCTGGCCGGTGGTCAGGAACGCGAACAGGTCGTGGGCGAAGGCATCGAGGGAGCCCAGCACCACGCGGTTGCTGCGCGTCAGGTAGTTGTAGCCCAGCACCGCCGGGATGGCGACGGCCAGGCCGACGCCGGTCATGATCAGCGCCTCGCCCACCGGGCCTGCGACCTTGTCCAGCGTGCCGGCGCCGGACATGCCGATGCTGACCAGCGCGTGGTACACGCCCCAGACCGTGCCGAACAGGCCCACGAACGGCGCGGTGGAGCCCACCGAGGCCAGCACGCTGAGGCCGGATTCCATCTTGGTGGTTTCCTCGTCGATCACCTTGCGGATCGTGCGGGTCAGGAACTCCGAGGAGGTGCCGGCTTCCTCCAGGCGGCTGGCGCCGAAGCGCGCGTGATGGTCGCGCGCAGTGATGGCGTGATGCGCCAGGTGCGAGAAGGGCTCGTCGGCGCGGTGCGCGGCGACGGCATCGTGCACCTGGTCCAGGTTCTTGGCGTTCCAGAAGAAGTCGAGGAACTCCTTGCTGCGCTTGCGCTCGATGCGGCCGCGGATCGTCTTGAGCACGATCAGGTACCAGCTGGCGACGCTCATCACCAGCAGCACGCACAGCAGGAACTTGCCCACCGCGTCCGACTGGCCGATGAAGTGGGAAAAGCCGAGGGTCTGGGTTTCCATGGAACTCCGGGGAATCTTTTTTTACTTGGGTAGATTGAAAATGATGGGCACGGATGCCACGCCCGCAACTGCGACGTCGCCGCGCTTCGAAGGGGTGAAGCGCCAGCGGCGCACCGCCATCTTTGCTGCTTCGTCAAGACGCGGGAATCCGCTCGACTGCTGCACGCTCACGCTCAGAACCGAGCCGGTCGCGCTGACATTCACGAGAAGCTTCACCGTACCTTCCTCGCCCAGCTGCCTGGATCGCTGCGGATAGGCGGGCGGCGGGTTGTTGAGATAGGCCAGGTCGAACCTCGGCGGCTCCACCACGGGCTCCGGCGCGGCGACCGGCGAAGGCGGCGGCGCGGCCTGGATCGGCGGCAGGGGTTCGGGTTCCACCGGCTCCGGCGGCGCCTCGATGGCGTTGGGCGCCGGGGCGGTGGCCGTGGTGGTGATCAGCGGCTTGGGCTTGGGTTGCTCGACCGGGCGCGGCGGTTCCGGCGGCGGCGGCTCGGGCGGCTTGACCGGCTCCGGCGCCGTGGTCTCGATGAAGCTCACGTACAGCGGCTTGGGAGCGGCGGCTTCCGGGGCGATCTTCGACGCGGCCAGGATGCCCCAGAGCGCCAGCAGGTGCACTGCGACAACCACGGCAAGGCTGCCGAGGTTCAACGGGCGATCATCGTCGTAGGAAAGGGCAGCCAGCATGGGAGGAGGGTGACGGCAGTCAGAACGGCTTGTAGCGAAAAATCCCTGTTCCGGCTGTGATCGCCGGATCGATTGAGAATGTTTCTCATTCTAACTAGCAGCATGGAACCCCGCAAGCATGCCCGGCCAATTTTGTTAGCGAGCTATGTATTCGGCATGCGAGAATGTCACCGTTATGTCACCGCCATGTCACCGTCGCGTTACTGCGGTGACATAATTCTCTGAGTGTGGAGCGCGGCTCCAAGGCGAGGTTTCGATGTTCAAGCTTGAGACAGCCACCCGGGTGGCCCTGGCGGTGCTGCTGATATACGCGGGTTACCTGGTGATGCTTGCCGGCAGCCTGCCCCGTGAGATTTTTGCCCCGCTGTTTTCCGAGAAGGGGCCCTTCGAGCAGATGAGCATCGTGCTGTGGCTGGCGCTGGGCTCCGTGCTGCTGTTCCATGATTTCCGCTCGCCCAAGGTGCTGCCGCTGGCCTTGCTGGCTTTCGTGTTCGCCGCCCGCGAGGCCGACATGCACAAGGCCTTCACGGTGATGAGCATCGAGAAGATCAAGTTCTACCTGAGCCCCGATGTCCCGGTCATGCAGAAGCTGATCGGCGGCCTGGTGCTGCTGTCGGTGGCGGGGCTGGTCGTGTTCCTGGCTCGCCAGTTCTACCTGTTCTTCGTCAGGCGGGATGGCGCACGCACCCCGGTGGGCCAGGTGCTGCTGCTGCCGGTGCTGATGCTGCCCATCGCCAAGGTGCTCGACCGTGGTGCCAACGTGCTCAAGGAAAGCTTCGGCATCCATCTGCCCGCCACGGTTGGCCAGTTCAACGCGGCCTTCGAGGAAGGCATGGAGATGGCGATCCCGGTGTTGTTCATCGTGGCCCTGCTGCTCTACCGGGCCAGCCAGCGCGGCGAGCAGTCGCTGCCGGCCCCGGTGTTGACGCCCGGCAAGCGCTGAGGCCCCGCGGGACAAAAAAGGCTGCCTGACGGCAGCCTTTATCTTTGGCGAGTGTCCTGGCGGATCAGCCCAGGGCGATGAAGTCCGGCTTCTCGCGCACGGCGCAGTCCGGGCAGGCCCAGCTTTCCGGGATCTGCGACCAGGGCGTGCCCGGCCGGAAGCCCTCGTGCGGGCAGCCGGCCGCCTCGTCGTAGACGTAGCCGCAGTCGCTGCACTGGTAGCGGGCGGTATGGGCCGTGACGCCGGCGGCCGGGGGCGCGTGCCCGCCCGGAAAGGTTTCCGGATGGCCGTCGTCCAGCGGTTTGCGATGCCAGCGTGCCATCAGGGCCGCGCGCTTCGGCGGGTAGATGTTGGCCACGCTCAGGTCGCACTGGTAGTGGCGTGCCACCAGCGGGTCCATCTGGCGGAACCACAGCCAGGGGATATAGGCCGGGATCAGCATCGAGGCGTAGCCCGAGGGCAGCTGCGGCGACTCGTCGAAGTGACGCAGGGCCTGGAAGCGGCGCGTCGGGTTGGCGTGATGATCCGAGTGGCGCTGCAGCTGGTACAGGAAAAGGTTGGTCACCACGTTGTTGCTGTTCCAGGAATGCGCCGGCGAGCAGCGCTCGTAGCGGCCGCTGGGCAGCTTCTGGCGCAGCAGGCCGTAGTGCTCGATATAGTTGATCACCTCCAGCAGCGAGGCGCCGTAGAAGGCCTGCGCCAGCAGGAAGCCCAGTGCCGGCCAGCCCAGCCAGGCACTGAGGGCGCCGAACAGCAGCGCGGTCATGGCCCAGGCCTGCAGGTTTTCGTTGTGGACGGTCCAGATGCCCTGGCCGTTGCGCGCCAGGCGCTCCTTCTCGATGTGCCAGGCCGAACGCAGGCTGCCGATCATGGTGCGCGGCAGGAAGGCCCAGAAGCTTTCGCCCATCTTGGAACTGGCCGGATCGTCCGGCGTGGCGACGTTCTTGTGGTGGCCCTTGTTGTGCTCCACGAAGAAATGCCCGTAGGCCACCGGCGCCAGCGTCAGCTTGGCCATCCAGCGATCCAGCGAGTTGGTCTTGTGTCCCAGCTCATGGGCGGTGTTGATGCCGATGCCGTTGATCGTGCCGACGGTGAACATCAGTCCGATCCACTCCCAGGCGGCGAGGTTGCCGTTGACCGCCAGCCAGGCGCCCCAGCCGGTCAGCAGGAACTGCGTCGGCAGGTAGGCCAGCACGATGGCGCGGTAGTAGCGGTCGTTCTCCAGCTGCCCGACCGCGCTTTCCGGCGGATTGCTGCGGTCCACGCCCACCAGCCAGTCCAGCATCGGAATGATGAAGTAGACCAGCACCGGGCCGCCCCAGAGGAAGGCGCCCCAGCCGGTCAGCAGGTAGATCACCACCGCCGCGGTGCCCAGTACCGGGATCAGCGGGCTCAGCAGCCACAGCATGCGTTTGCCGTCTACCCAGGGCGCGGCGTCGGGCGCCGCCATCGTTGTTGTATTCATTGTGTACCTCCAGCTCCAGACCACCCGCAAAAGGCCGCGGTGAGCCGCTCTCCGATTTCTACGCCGGGGGCGGTGCTATAGTCAATTCGCAGGCAGGCAGGGGGAAGTCGCCATCCGCCGCTGTATCATTGCAAAACGCCGCGATGCTCTCGGAAATCCGGAAAAACCCTTAAAAAACGCGGGCATGGATACGCTGAGCCTGATCCTCGACGACATCCGCCTCAAAGGCGCGGTGTTCCGCCAGTACGAGCTGGTTTCGCCCTGGGTCCTGCGCCTCCAGACCCCCGGCCTGGCCAGCTTCCATATCGTCACCCGCGGCCAGGCCTGGCTGCTGCGCGAGGGCGCCGCGCCGCTGGCCCTGCAGCTCGGCGACCTGGTGCTGCTGCCGGGCGGTATCGACCACCGCGTGCAGGACAGCCCGGAGTCCAGTGCCCCAATCCGCGACCTGCTGCCCGATCTCGACCGGCCTTCCGGCGACGTCCCGAGCTTTTCCGGCGGCAGCGGTACCAGCCTGCTGTCCGGCTACTTCCGCTTCGAGGTGGAACTGGCGCGGCCGCTGATGACGGCGCTGCCGCCGCTGCTGCACCTGCGCAGCCTCGGCTCCAGTCCGCCGCTGTGGCTGCGCGCCGGCCTGGAGTTCATCGCCGACGAGTTCAGCCAGCCGCGCCCGGCGCGCCAGGCCATCGTCAACCGCGTGGCCGACATCCTGCTGATGGAGTTCCTGCGCCACCATGTCGAGAGCCTGCCGGAGGGGTCCGGCAACTGGCTGCTGGCCTTGCGCGACCAGTCCCTGTCCGCGGCGCTGGCGGCGATGCACCGCGAACCGCAGCGGGCCTGGACCGTGCCGGAGCTGTCCGACCTGGCCTGCCTGTCGCGCTCCGCCTTCGCCGAGCGCTTCACCCAGGTGCTGGGCCAGCCGCCGCTGGCCTACCTCACCGAGCACCGCATGCGCCTGGCGGCCTGGCAGCTGCGCAGCGGCAGCCAGACGGTGGCCCGGATTGCCGAGGCCAGCGGCTACGGTTCCGAGACGGCGTTCAGCCAGGCTTTCAAGCGGGCCTACGGCGCCAGCCCCTCGGCCTGGCGCAAGGGGCAGGGAGCGGTACAGGGGTAATTCCGGCCCATGGCCGAAAGCGAACGGTGGAATTGTCACGCAGTTGCGCTAAAGTCGGGCCGCTAAGGTTGCGGCTGGACGGTTTTCGGCCGTCACCATCACTGGCTTCAAACAATCAACCCGGACGGATTCGGGGCTACAGGGGAGAGTTGTCCATGCATATGCGTCATGCAGCGGTGCTGGCTGTGCTGGTTTCGGCGCCGGCCTTCGCCGTCACCACCCAGGGTTATGACATCCCGTACGTCGGCGTCTACTACGGCTTCGAGATTCCCGACAGCTCGCGCGACTCCGACGGCGCCGATGGCCTGCAGCTCAATGTCGGCAGCTCGATCGACTGGGGCACCAACAACGCCATCGAGCTGAGCCTCTACGACGCCGGCCGCAAGCGTGACGTCGATGGCGGCAAGGACTACCAGACCGCCCTGTTCGTGGACCTGGTGCATCACTACGCCACCACCAACGGCGGTGTCGAGATGGTGCCGAAGTTCACGCCCTACGTCCTCGGCGGCGTCGGCGCGATCCAGGAAGACGTGGGCGGCGACGACCACCTGCACCTCGGCGGCAGCGTCGGCGGCGGCCTGTTCTTCCCGCTGCCCTGGCATGGCCTGGCGGTGCGCACCGAAGCCCGCGCGCAGCTGCAGCTCAACGACAAGTCGGTGGGCGGCGAAGACTTCCTGATCGACTACCGCGTCAACGTCGGCCTGCAGATCCCGCTGTACTTCCTGTCCGAAGGCAGCTTCGCCACCGCCCCGGCGCAGGAATGCGTCGTCACCGTGGTGGACCCGGTCACCGGCCGCAAGGACTGCGCGGTGGACACCGATGCCGACGGCGTCAACGACACCGCCGACCAGTGCCCGGCCACGCCGGCGGGTGTGAAGGTGCAGGCGAACGGCTGCCAGTAAGCGTTACTGCTTCAAACAAAAGAGCCCCGCTTCGGCGGGGCTTTTTTGTTTCTGGCTCCCACCGAGCCTCTCAGCTTTGAGCCGGCGTTGCGGCCAACCTCAATACCTCTCCATACCCCGGCGGCTCCACCGATTCCCCACGCTCGCGCAGCAGCGCATGCAGCTGCGGCAGGCGGTAGTAAGGCACGGACGCCATCGCGTGGTGCTCCTGGTGGTAGTTCACGTTCATCGGCGCGAAGAACAGCCGCTGCCAGGCGCGGGCGCGCGTGGTGCGCGTGTTCTGGAACATGTCCTGCACCCGCGGCAGCATGCCGTGCTCGGCGATGGAGCGGATGCGCACGAACAGCGGGAACGGCGTGACGTAGGCCAGC includes these proteins:
- a CDS encoding ExbD/TolR family protein, with the translated sequence MAFGGFENKGHSSPMAEINMVPLIDVMLVLLVIFIITAPLLSHAVKIDLPRTTADSTPPEPNKIEFSIDRDSNLFWNGEPVDKATAVARMQEAGLKQPQPELHLRADRDTRYQIIAEVMADAAKSGLAKIGFVSDPKVAAAAASP
- a CDS encoding MotA/TolQ/ExbB proton channel family protein; translated protein: METQTLGFSHFIGQSDAVGKFLLCVLLVMSVASWYLIVLKTIRGRIERKRSKEFLDFFWNAKNLDQVHDAVAAHRADEPFSHLAHHAITARDHHARFGASRLEEAGTSSEFLTRTIRKVIDEETTKMESGLSVLASVGSTAPFVGLFGTVWGVYHALVSIGMSGAGTLDKVAGPVGEALIMTGVGLAVAIPAVLGYNYLTRSNRVVLGSLDAFAHDLFAFLTTGQQFAGGNNVVKLKTGV
- a CDS encoding energy transducer TonB encodes the protein MLAALSYDDDRPLNLGSLAVVVAVHLLALWGILAASKIAPEAAAPKPLYVSFIETTAPEPVKPPEPPPPEPPRPVEQPKPKPLITTTATAPAPNAIEAPPEPVEPEPLPPIQAAPPPSPVAAPEPVVEPPRFDLAYLNNPPPAYPQRSRQLGEEGTVKLLVNVSATGSVLSVSVQQSSGFPRLDEAAKMAVRRWRFTPSKRGDVAVAGVASVPIIFNLPK
- a CDS encoding fatty acid desaturase, yielding MNTTTMAAPDAAPWVDGKRMLWLLSPLIPVLGTAAVVIYLLTGWGAFLWGGPVLVYFIIPMLDWLVGVDRSNPPESAVGQLENDRYYRAIVLAYLPTQFLLTGWGAWLAVNGNLAAWEWIGLMFTVGTINGIGINTAHELGHKTNSLDRWMAKLTLAPVAYGHFFVEHNKGHHKNVATPDDPASSKMGESFWAFLPRTMIGSLRSAWHIEKERLARNGQGIWTVHNENLQAWAMTALLFGALSAWLGWPALGFLLAQAFYGASLLEVINYIEHYGLLRQKLPSGRYERCSPAHSWNSNNVVTNLFLYQLQRHSDHHANPTRRFQALRHFDESPQLPSGYASMLIPAYIPWLWFRQMDPLVARHYQCDLSVANIYPPKRAALMARWHRKPLDDGHPETFPGGHAPPAAGVTAHTARYQCSDCGYVYDEAAGCPHEGFRPGTPWSQIPESWACPDCAVREKPDFIALG
- a CDS encoding AraC family transcriptional regulator, which translates into the protein MDTLSLILDDIRLKGAVFRQYELVSPWVLRLQTPGLASFHIVTRGQAWLLREGAAPLALQLGDLVLLPGGIDHRVQDSPESSAPIRDLLPDLDRPSGDVPSFSGGSGTSLLSGYFRFEVELARPLMTALPPLLHLRSLGSSPPLWLRAGLEFIADEFSQPRPARQAIVNRVADILLMEFLRHHVESLPEGSGNWLLALRDQSLSAALAAMHREPQRAWTVPELSDLACLSRSAFAERFTQVLGQPPLAYLTEHRMRLAAWQLRSGSQTVARIAEASGYGSETAFSQAFKRAYGASPSAWRKGQGAVQG